AGATCTGACCCCCTATTTTGAGTCGTCAATGGAAAAAACGAAATTGGGAAGGttccgaaaaatgcacattttcgcaaatattcagattttttaaattgtataaaatcccgcccagaacaaatttcttttacaatttgtttgtatttgccaTAGGTATTTGTTAGAACCTATTTGAACCTTAAaagctatggagcactcaaactgagaacttttttgtaataatgacgtcgtttatgggggatttaagaaaatgctactttgacatcccctgacccatttcaatagaaatttaaattctaatactacacttaaaaactttgttaataattttatttttatataaaacactaacccttgtaactgcatttaatttatgtcgatatcttatttcaatccttagatatttgacattttggtatttcaataattcttgcccatgcttaattttgttttaactttaccTGTAGACGGTTTTCTTAAATACCATACAATCCACAAActaatgtttttaatattgttaaattaaagccattttgacttcgaaataaaaatttagcatgggCAAGAATTATTGAAAtacctaaatgtcaaatatttcaatccttagatatttgacatttaggtaTTTCAATAATTCTTGCCCatgcttaattttgttttaactttaccTGCAGACGGTTTTCTTAAATACCATACAATCCACAAACTgatgtttttaatattgttaaattaaagccattttgacttcgaaataaaaatttattttttttccattgtcgaataaaaaaaaagtatcagaatatgttcagaagacCACAAGGCATAAACaatgagttgcacgcagtgatctgaaagaaaagtccaaaaacgctccactctaatgtgtatgcatttatataataaaaattatatgtatttttttttcgccaaaaaaaaaaataatttttagacaaTTTCATCCAAATTTATGGAGTGGGACATataaagaaaggtctctttaagctctattaataactgaaaactaaaagtttcttggaggtctggtcgCTGAGTTATTTACATCCAAACATGTTTTTTCTAACATTGGGAGGCAGTTTCTGCGGACCAAAGTCacgaaacaagttttggcttACAAATCAAAGTTCACAATTAACAAGCCTATGAGAAGGTTTTTATgatcataaaaaccgtcataactcgaaaacgggacgaaaacgagaaaattacctcttaagtttttcgacttaaaattacatcaggaatccatggttttcgtttagGGTGGTGACTGTgtgacaccctgtataaaaaggATTCATCACTCAATTATTTATTGTTAGGCCCTGGAATCCGTGGGTAGCCCAGGGGATCTGCGCCGGTTGCCCCAAGAAATGTAGGCCCCACAGTGGGCCACATTTTTATATTTCggtgcaaaaatcataactttttaaCGGAATGAGATATTTTAACAATTACCTAATATCTCAACATAAAACATACAGCTATAAATTTGAcgagtttcaataaaatttgttgACAGGGAGTTTCAGTATTTTGTCTTGAAattattactatttttatttcttattatgaaaagaaaacatataaggtatttttcttttttttactattttggtttttaaatatttaaaaaacctatattaaaaaaattaaggtttttAAAATCGATGAGAGCAAAAGTGTTATTAAGAAAGAGAGAAAAGACTAATTTATAAatgttgaaataatttaaaagttttagtATATTTTTAGGTGTATTGTCATTAAAAAGCTTTTAACAGTTATGCTTTTGTTATGATTTCACTACTCTTTGCAAGATCTGTTTGTCaagttttcaatatttcctatgCCTTTTAAGATCTCAAAGTGTTTCATATACCTATtgcatgtttgtgtttttttttttcattcaaacaaatttgaagatttcaaaattttcctcTGTAAAAGCTACTTACTCTACCATGCTTCGAAGTTTCACTATTCTACAATAATCAGAAGTGTTTTGTAATatataatgaaaattcagcgaataccacgccccctgaatgaaaaatctcaaattttcgatttttcttttaatctttTTGAAAGTCACTCTTaaactcaaatatttttttttcactaaaggTTTCAGAAATATTCAAGTATTAAATTTTAGTTGAGTTTAGTCTAAGGACTTTTGTGGAAAAATTTGTAACTCaaccctaattaaaaaaattgagttaaaaattgattttcgaaaatctacaaaaacttgcaatacctacctacaaaaaaaaaaagaaggaaaaataGTCATCTTTACAGGTTCATTGACTACCTTTATCAGTCGAGACATTCGACCcactttaaaatttcttttggtttttgaagCTTCCAATATTTTAAAACGTAGTAAATAatctaattttgtattttaagcacacgcaaaatataaatatcacaacatttttttaaaagtttgctCACTATTATACGCCCCCGATTATATGATTTTCTGAACTTTTTAAAAGGCTGCAATATTATCTTATTTTAATCCAGTAGAAAATCTTTGAAGAACCATTTCAAGGTTGTAGGTTTATTTAATGCTTACatttggaatttatttttgcttcCTTGAagaataaacgaaaaaaaaaaaacacttttaaaatttttttgcagaaaaaatatttaaatttattttattttaaaaatcatttctgATCACATATATTataatagattttaaaatttaaaaactttttttttgtttgtataattataaaaaaaaatactcaaaactcCAAAACTGACTCCATTTTGCTTGCgagtactttaatttttttgaaaataattttctgatatattataatattttccaaGCATTCCCACACAAACACAACCAATCCCAAAATCAACCCGAAAGCCCAGCCAATCCAAACACTAATAAAATGCTCAACATTCAATGGACCATGCATTGCTTTAAAAGTATTCCCCAAACCGAGCGCAGATTTTATTTGTACAAAAGATGTAGACGTAAAATCCGAATCCCATTTCTGCATTAAACCAGATTGTTGTACATTCAAAATACAATCATTCAAAATATCTTCGAATATTGAATGCGGAGCAGTTATATAACTAAACAAAAAGTAATTCAATCTTTCTTTGGCCTTACGAAACCAAGGATCTCTTAGAGAACGTTCgatttgatagaaaaaatccATTCTATCTTCACCTATCACAAAGGCAATAGTATTATTACTCATTGGAAGGAGTTCCCGAGTGTATTCAACAGAGCTAACTGGAACCAGTAGATCAAAAAACTGCTTCGGATAAGGATTCGCCTTTTTAAACTGCTCATAATCCAGACTTCCTACCAATACTGGAAGATTGTTATCAACCAAATCTTGAAGGGTATCCAATTGTTTGATTCGTATATAAACTGTCATAAAGGAGGTAAAATATATAGTATAGATGGTTGCAATTAAGAGAGTGAATATAAAAATCTGCAAATGCAAACGAAAATAATTGGTAACATTTTTCTCCGGTGATAACATCAACATCGCTGAAAATGCAGTACTGAAACTATACCAGTATTCGGGATCCTTCTCCAGGCATTTGTTGACAAGGACCTTCATCAAAGTGACATAAATCACAAATATACCAATCCATAGCCATACTCCAGGACTAAATGGTCTTTTAAAATATTCCTTTGGATCGACAAAACCATTCACTGGAACCCTCAGAACACAAGCGATGACTTTAATTGGATAACTCCAGCCGCCTGTTTCTTGTGGAACATAGGCATTCATACTAATGTCGATTCTGTTTTCTCGTCCTGCATTCACTATTTCATCACCTCTCATTGATCTGTTTGTGAATGGGCTCAGGATTTCTCTAAAAGTTGCATTGTGTTTTTTAataaagctaagaaataattttcccaAAAATCCTGATATTTCTTGTTTAGAGTCTTTACTAAAGCCTGCCAATCGAGAAAGTCGTGGAAGGTCCAAAGAACAAGTTGTACGTATTGTAAATCCATATAAATCCTTTAAGGGCTGAGGAAATGGTCCATTTCGAGAAAATTTCTGCATTTTATTGTCTGCAAATGGGAAATATGCAAATCGAATGTTGTCAGCAATTCCAAGGATTAGTCGAAAATTATTGCTCGCAAGAAATGAAAAACTTTGttccaaatttgtaaaattaCTTCCAAatactataacacattttcgATCTCGAAGTTTAGGGATTATTTTTGGCAAAACTTTATCATTCTGAATGGATTCATTCTCAAGCACTTGAATTACCAAGATGACATTAGGGAACTTTTCGTACTCAATTTCCAAGTTGTTTAATATGAAAACTGGTATTTTGGGATTTTCTTGCAagaaaattgatagaaaatttccCTTAAAGTTGACGAAAGAAATAGTTGATGAATCACAATGATTGTTAGCTCGTTTGATAAGTTCTATTAGACCGAAATATTGTGAGGAACTTGAACTCAAAATGAGCAGAAATATAAATACAATACTTTGATGTTGAAGCATTTTGTTTACTATTTTAGGTATCAGTTaacaaagaaatacaaaattcaacTAAGCAATAGTTTTCCATTCGTTTCagttaataaaacaaatgtaaagCCCTTGGAAAAACGCATAACCCTAGAtaggaatagttttttttttttttataattattgttttttaaagaaaatcaaatgTTACGCGAAGGGATAATAAGCCCTTTTTGCCAAATTActgattttatcatttttttattttcattcctTTGTTGCAATATAGGTAAGGGAAATTTTCAAAAGGGCTGAATGTAATAACAATAagcaatattaatttattatgttaaaaataatatcacaCGCATATGTAGTCGCATGAGGGgtgtatttatttcaatttcccTGCAAAGGGCTGCACTTGTATCTAATAAAATAGGGAATAAACTTATACAACTTTTCAACTTGTTCGATGGAATCACTATAATAACTattgactttgaaaaattaaatcgaaaggAAACCAGATTTCAAATTCCTTGCAAGGTACCTATTgaaaagataataatttttaagatttcCGATAACTTTcacaacaaaaagtaaaaagacaAAACCACTTGAACAACCTGAGACAAGAAGCAGCAGATTTACAAAACAGATATAATAGATAGAGTCGTAAGGAGTTAGTGTACGCACTTTCGACTTTGAAGCACGATTCCAAGCGAAAGATAAATGATATAATTCAGCGCTTTATCAAATTTCAAAGCTGCATATTTTGGctgtttattaaataaaaaaaaaaatttggtacagatgatttttatggaattctgaaagttggttttttttgtttttttatatatcgtttagaacgtatacctctcatacaaaaaaatacgatattacgaatttctcataaacggctctaacgattttgattaaactttgtatacgtaatatttaaagcagtggcaataaaactgcatttttattttttctcaaaaaagtcaaataacaaaaaaaaattttttcatttaacaaaattttgccctaaatgtcggctcttccccaatatcaatttttgttttaatttagatccagcttttaaaatctacaagtagactaacataaaagtgctttgaactgcaagagcaagtacgtgcgaccccagtcgtgcattttattttttaatgcactaAAAGTGCATTGAAATCCAAAGACGGGCGCTATCATTCAGACAAAATCAATTAGGacacttttaaaatttcttaactgtattttaaataaaagtgatcttaaacaacaaaaataaatcgttcGTCTTTAGCCTTTTAAGACTTAAGcaagaaaaatacatttttttaaacattttactcgttaatttaacattttacaCCTACCCCCATTGcacttttttcaatatattgatTATTTggaacaaattagcaacaaatccAGTAAAATTTTCACTCAAATACATTGTTTATACATATTATAGGATTCAGAtgtattctaaacaaaaattcccattgaaatggtttcgggaaaaggttTCACCATTTTCGGAAAACtgatgaaaatttacttttttttttgctttccccatattcttaaccattgaagaactaataaataatgaaatttgaggaacttttcatttgaaagtttttttttttttcagaaaagttttgattatgacgattacaactcaacttcaactttttgaatcgttatacttTAAAAAACGTGGGTCTTATTATAAAAAGTgccttaaaactttttatagatatatgataagacttaccgttttgtcgtaaatcgtgaaaaacccgtttttgtgacctttgaccccaagtaaatatttttccaggtcTCAGATCGATGGGGACTTTTGAGATTtcatttatgatggtgtttctaATAATACGACCAATTTTCACCTTGCTGGTAATttatgtaacctcggatgtctaaattgataGTCCGGTATTAATAAAACTAacgtttttgaagtgaaaacttctttagtattgtagtgatttgaaacacgatgaaacgaaaaagcgacaggaaaaatcaattgattataactttttttgttttaataaatagataaatgaaatttatatactgtagataggtaatagaataaactataattgtaccaaatttcaattaacttcatattcaaaatcctgataaaactgtgaaaagatgttctttttctaaacacgatATATATATCTATCATAACGGTACGTGTTTtaaaagttacacaatcttaaattgaaaatcttgaaaaatacctcaaattacctatggagatctgttgccgatgaccagccaccagtgtacgAACTAatgtaatctcagtttgaaatttcgacatggttggctttaacaaattcttactttttttgtaggcatcgtagaaatatgatcgaagcatcatataaaaggtgaaacaataagcttttagataatataaaatttattataagttgtcataaaaaaaaatgaatttaaaagtgataaaagaaaattagattttttcgaCTTCCAAAGaagaggaggtattcaattcgtctgtaatttttttttttttttacctcataaatttggactgagtgaaccaattatgataaaggaactattttgacataggaactattagaaaaaccataaaacccagttttgatccatggaagccggttttgttttttgataaaaatgattattattaagGTTTCATTTCAACCACTTGTggattgcacacatgattttttttcgtatagAACCGTTTGAAGGGTCTGAGAGTGTTCTGCCAATGCTTCGGGTGACATTAAAAACATAGCAGAAGAAGTCATTGATGAGTTTGTAAAAATAAGTTCCTTATAATGgattttgtattaaaacatCCTTGCAAGGCAGTGAGAAATGAGTTCTGACTTCGAAATTCTGATTTTCGAATTCTGCTTTTTGAACCAGAATTAAGTTTttcaaactgtttttttttttaacattttccaaacccattttttaatttttttgcagaattttgtagatcagaattttgaaagcagaccccagcagaattttgaccccaaccccctGATAATGCTCTTTTAgtcaaatagaaaaaagtacTAAAAGTCGGTTTCAtgtaaacttatattttttaatatcgtTAATATCGATTCTGTCCTAAATGCAGAGTCAGTAAAATACCCATGTTCATGGAAAATTaagttgaataaaaatttttagaaaaaaaaataaacacttttaaaacaattcaaatatttttatttattatcacttctacaaatttttggtgTACACATCTAGatcaaatttttaaaggttttaaaatgcaaaaaaaaaatatttttgtgcacTTTTGgtactttattaaaaaatgaaaatatgtttataaaaatttaatcaatattCCAAAAACTGACTCCATTTTCgttaatttattcttttttcaaaattttttgataaattatattTCCCAAACATTCccaaacaaatacaaacaatCCCAAAATCAATCCAAAAGCCCAGCCAATCCAAATAGCCATAAAATGTCCAACACTCAAAGGTGCATGCGTTGCTTTAAAAGTATTCTCCAAACCAAATGAAGATTGTATTTGAACAACAAATTGATAAGTAAAATCCGAATCCCATTTATGTATTAAACCAGATTCTTGTATTTTCAAAATACAATCATTCAAAATATCTTCGAATACTGAATGTGGAGTTATTatataactaaacaaaaaattattcaatctTTCTTTGGCTTTGCGAAACCAAGGTTCCCTTAAAGAACGTTCgatttgagaataaaaatccACTTTATCCTCACCCATCACAAAGGCAATAGATATATTCGCCATTGGAAGGAAATCCCGCACGTATTCGGCATAGCCAATTGGTACAAGTAGATCCATAAACTGCTTCGGATAAGGATTCGTTTTTTTAACACCCTCATAATCCAGACTTGCTATCAATACTGGAAGTTTGCGATCAACCAGATCTTGAAGGGTATcaaattgtttgatttttataaaaacggtcaaaaaagaGGTAAAATAAATCGCATAAATGGTTGCAATTAagaaagtaaaaatgaaaatctgaaTATGTAAACAATATTGATTAGTAACAGTTTTCTCGGGAGATAACATCAATGTCGCTGAAAATGCAGTACTGAAACTATACCAGTATTCAGGATCCTTTTCCAGGCATTTGTTGACAAGGATCTTCATCAAAGTGACATAGATCACAAATATTCCAATACATAGCCATACTCCAGGACTAAATGGTCTTATAAAAAATTCACTGGTATCGAGATAGCCATTCCATGGAACCCTTAGCACAGAAGTGATGATTTTAATTGGATAACTACAGATTCCTATTGATTGTGGAAAAAAACCATTCATACTAATGTCGATTCTGTTTTCTTGTCCTGCATTCATTATCTCGCGATGTGATAGTGATCTGTTTGTGAGTGGGCTCAGGATTTCTCTAAAAGTTGCATTGTGTTTTTTGataaagctaagaaataattttcccaaaaatcctaatatttctgttttagagtTCTTGCCTGTCAATCGAGCAAGTCGTGGAGCTTCCTGAGCACAAGTTGTACGAATAGTAAATCCATTTAAATCCTTTAAGGGCTGAGGAAATGGTCCATATCGAGAGAATTTCTGCATTTTATTGTCAGCAAATGGAAAATATGCATATGAAATGTTGTCAGCAATTCCAAGTATCAGTCGAAAATTATTGCTCGCAAGAAATGAAAAACTTTGTTCCAAATTGATAGAATTACTTCCAAAGACTATTACACATTTACGAACTCGAAGTTTAgggataattttttctaaaactttatCATTCTGGATGGATTCATTCTCAAGAACTTGAATTACCAAAATGACGTTAGGGAATTTATCGTATTCAATTTCCAAGTTGTTTAAAATGTAAACTGGTATTTTGGGATTTTCTTGCGagaaaattgatagaaaatttccATTAAAGTTGACGAAAGAAATAGTTGATGAATCACATTGATTTTGAATTCGTTTGATGAGTTTAATCAGACCGAAATATTGTGAGGAAGTTGAACCCAAAATgaggaaaaatataaaagtaataCTTTGACGTTGCAGCATTTTGTTTGCTGTTATAGGTATCAGTTGACAGTGGAATACTAAATCCAACTAAGCAATAATTCACCATCGGTAACAGTTAATATACAAATGCAAAACCCAGAtaggaattgttttttttttttttttttttttttatttataggtttattaattaattattattttattttaaagagaaTCCGGATGTGACATAGTGCGAAGGTCTAATAACTGCTTTTTGCCAAATTACTGatgttatcatttttttatttttattctttgttg
This DNA window, taken from Episyrphus balteatus chromosome 2, idEpiBalt1.1, whole genome shotgun sequence, encodes the following:
- the LOC129908422 gene encoding uncharacterized protein LOC129908422 codes for the protein MLQHQSIVFIFLLILSSSSSQYFGLIELIKRANNHCDSSTISFVNFKGNFLSIFLQENPKIPVFILNNLEIEYEKFPNVILVIQVLENESIQNDKVLPKIIPKLRDRKCVIVFGSNFTNLEQSFSFLASNNFRLILGIADNIRFAYFPFADNKMQKFSRNGPFPQPLKDLYGFTIRTTCSLDLPRLSRLAGFSKDSKQEISGFLGKLFLSFIKKHNATFREILSPFTNRSMRGDEIVNAGRENRIDISMNAYVPQETGGWSYPIKVIACVLRVPVNGFVDPKEYFKRPFSPGVWLWIGIFVIYVTLMKVLVNKCLEKDPEYWYSFSTAFSAMLMLSPEKNVTNYFRLHLQIFIFTLLIATIYTIYFTSFMTVYIRIKQLDTLQDLVDNNLPVLVGSLDYEQFKKANPYPKQFFDLLVPVSSVEYTRELLPMSNNTIAFVIGEDRMDFFYQIERSLRDPWFRKAKERLNYFLFSYITAPHSIFEDILNDCILNVQQSGLMQKWDSDFTSTSFVQIKSALGLGNTFKAMHGPLNVEHFISVWIGWAFGLILGLVVIVKLRSMVE
- the LOC129908426 gene encoding uncharacterized protein LOC129908426 is translated as MLQRQSITFIFFLILGSTSSQYFGLIKLIKRIQNQCDSSTISFVNFNGNFLSIFSQENPKIPVYILNNLEIEYDKFPNVILVIQVLENESIQNDKVLEKIIPKLRVRKCVIVFGSNSINLEQSFSFLASNNFRLILGIADNISYAYFPFADNKMQKFSRYGPFPQPLKDLNGFTIRTTCAQEAPRLARLTGKNSKTEILGFLGKLFLSFIKKHNATFREILSPLTNRSLSHREIMNAGQENRIDISMNGFFPQSIGICSYPIKIITSVLRVPWNGYLDTSEFFIRPFSPGVWLCIGIFVIYVTLMKILVNKCLEKDPEYWYSFSTAFSATLMLSPEKTVTNQYCLHIQIFIFTFLIATIYAIYFTSFLTVFIKIKQFDTLQDLVDRKLPVLIASLDYEGVKKTNPYPKQFMDLLVPIGYAEYVRDFLPMANISIAFVMGEDKVDFYSQIERSLREPWFRKAKERLNNFLFSYIITPHSVFEDILNDCILKIQESGLIHKWDSDFTYQFVVQIQSSFGLENTFKATHAPLSVGHFMAIWIGWAFGLILGLFVFVWECLGNIIYQKILKKE